A genomic window from Microscilla marina ATCC 23134 includes:
- a CDS encoding adenylate/guanylate cyclase domain-containing protein: protein VYQKNHRNPVDAILAALEMTRFIDAKRTEKDAKGEPYWKVRIGINTGYVTAGVVGQKRFAYDVWGETVNTAKLIEIKSESGQVAVSRNTYDLVKDLFDVRGGGEVEMKHKEAVERYVITGIKAELSENNEGIVPNEVFKGKVGDMDLG from the coding sequence TGGTATACCAGAAAAACCACCGTAACCCGGTAGATGCTATATTGGCTGCCCTGGAGATGACACGTTTTATAGACGCCAAACGCACCGAAAAGGACGCCAAGGGAGAACCTTACTGGAAAGTAAGAATAGGCATCAATACAGGGTATGTAACCGCAGGAGTGGTGGGGCAAAAACGCTTTGCTTACGATGTATGGGGCGAAACTGTAAATACGGCAAAGCTGATAGAGATCAAGAGTGAGTCGGGGCAGGTAGCGGTATCACGCAATACTTATGATCTGGTCAAAGATTTGTTTGATGTAAGAGGCGGGGGAGAAGTAGAAATGAAACACAAAGAAGCTGTAGAGCGATATGTCATTACTGGCATAAAAGCTGAGTTGTCAGAAAACAACGAAGGTATCGTACCCAACGAAGTGTTTAAAGGCAAAGTAGGTGATATGGACCTTGGCTGA
- a CDS encoding M4 family metallopeptidase, with translation MTKKIHFWLAAMVLLLVAPIGNQAYAQKNEQPPKFKTFNQQAYRSSGGQVKTLLKSELRMTNNDQLIKTNAWTDNIGFQHIKYQQAYKGIRVAKSTYAVHSQNGYVKVINGDFLKIGDLNITPSVNKGTALQKAVAATGVKNYTQLGKEELVVCRDYIGKDGKAHLAYRFVIIAPESHTEVFVDAHTGKTLLKNPLLRSCFIKGHKHHKKHAHQVKKSLAAQGSSITLYDGNQTIFTQAYNNGYRLYDDARGNGIHVKNSNNNQNWDFNGATEFVDNDNNWTAGEWDNAAKDAAGMSAFWAYEKTYDYFKNNHNRNSIDDNGRLLRALVHSGNNWFNAQYSSAYVMMRFGDGNGSPLTTIDITAHELAHGLTDFTADLVYSYESGALNESFSDIFGAAVEAEASPNKSRWLMGEDIGHIRDMANPNAKNHPDTYKGTHWYTGAGDNGGVHYNSGVLNHWFHILSEGKSGTNDNGDSFDVSGITIEKAGKVAYRMLSTYLSANSQYADARVAGIQAVKDLYGDGSNEEIQVTNAFYAVGVGAAYDDGTPPPPATCVTVFPYGESFEAGLGKWTQATSDDLNWTRDSGGTPSSNTGPSAGSDGDFYMFVEASSPNFPSKTATLVSPCFDIAALNNPTFSFDYHMYGTQVNNLKLEVSTDGTTWTQVFTKSGDQGDNWLSESIDLTAYKGSSVSLRFTATTGAGTGNGWQSDIAIDNIKVDGDTTTPPATYCVSKANSVHYEHIGQVVFGTINNTSDGGDGYSDFTAMSTGVALNSTTTITITPAWPNNITYNESYGVWIDLNQDGDFDDAGEQVFAKLSTKDTPVSGTITIPASAKLGATRMRISMKYNTAPSACGEFPYGETEDYTINIGGSSSVSGFTNVAAKSLELNNATVVFPSPATEFTNVKITLNHQTKVSISIVNAQGREVARRTVEGQAGAMNQKFDVKRLPAGIYLMRVTKDGITTTKRFIVK, from the coding sequence ATGACTAAAAAGATACATTTTTGGCTGGCAGCCATGGTTTTGCTGCTGGTTGCACCAATAGGCAATCAAGCCTATGCACAAAAGAACGAACAGCCTCCCAAGTTCAAAACTTTTAACCAACAGGCGTACCGCTCAAGTGGTGGTCAGGTCAAAACTTTGCTAAAAAGCGAGTTACGCATGACCAACAATGACCAGTTGATAAAAACCAACGCCTGGACAGACAACATTGGTTTTCAGCACATCAAATATCAGCAAGCGTACAAAGGCATCAGGGTAGCTAAATCTACTTATGCAGTACACTCGCAGAATGGCTATGTAAAGGTAATCAATGGTGATTTTTTGAAAATAGGAGACCTCAACATCACGCCATCAGTCAACAAAGGCACCGCTTTGCAAAAAGCAGTAGCAGCTACCGGGGTAAAAAACTATACCCAACTGGGCAAAGAAGAATTGGTAGTTTGCCGCGACTATATTGGCAAAGATGGCAAGGCACACTTGGCTTACCGTTTTGTGATCATCGCGCCTGAGTCTCATACTGAGGTATTTGTAGATGCGCACACAGGTAAAACATTGTTGAAAAACCCATTGCTTCGTTCTTGTTTTATCAAAGGACACAAGCACCATAAGAAGCACGCCCACCAAGTAAAAAAGTCGTTGGCTGCTCAGGGTTCTTCTATTACTTTGTATGACGGCAATCAAACCATCTTTACTCAAGCGTATAACAATGGGTATAGATTGTATGACGATGCCCGTGGCAATGGTATTCACGTAAAGAACTCTAACAATAACCAAAACTGGGATTTTAACGGGGCTACCGAGTTTGTTGACAATGACAATAACTGGACAGCGGGCGAGTGGGACAATGCCGCTAAAGATGCCGCAGGTATGTCAGCTTTTTGGGCGTATGAAAAAACTTACGACTATTTTAAAAACAACCACAACCGTAACAGTATTGACGACAATGGGCGACTATTGCGTGCCTTGGTTCATTCTGGCAACAACTGGTTCAATGCCCAATACAGCTCGGCGTATGTAATGATGCGATTTGGCGATGGCAATGGTTCTCCACTGACCACCATTGATATTACCGCCCACGAGCTTGCTCATGGGTTGACTGATTTTACTGCCGACTTGGTTTATTCTTACGAGTCGGGCGCTTTAAATGAATCGTTCAGCGATATTTTTGGGGCAGCAGTAGAGGCGGAGGCGTCTCCGAACAAAAGCCGTTGGTTGATGGGGGAAGACATTGGACACATCCGCGATATGGCGAATCCTAATGCCAAAAATCACCCTGATACTTACAAAGGTACTCATTGGTATACAGGGGCTGGCGACAATGGCGGCGTACACTATAACAGTGGTGTACTAAATCACTGGTTTCATATTTTGTCTGAGGGTAAGTCGGGTACCAACGACAACGGTGACAGCTTTGACGTAAGTGGTATTACCATTGAAAAAGCGGGTAAAGTGGCTTATCGTATGCTTTCTACTTACCTAAGTGCCAACTCTCAATATGCTGATGCCCGTGTTGCTGGTATACAGGCAGTAAAAGATTTGTACGGTGACGGCTCTAACGAAGAAATTCAAGTAACCAACGCTTTTTATGCCGTAGGTGTAGGGGCAGCTTATGACGATGGAACTCCCCCTCCTCCGGCTACTTGTGTAACGGTGTTTCCTTACGGCGAAAGCTTTGAGGCGGGTTTAGGCAAATGGACTCAGGCTACCTCTGACGACCTTAACTGGACGCGTGACAGTGGTGGAACTCCTTCAAGCAATACTGGCCCCAGTGCTGGCAGCGATGGAGACTTTTATATGTTCGTGGAGGCATCCAGCCCTAATTTTCCAAGTAAAACAGCTACTTTGGTGAGTCCTTGCTTTGACATTGCCGCACTCAACAATCCTACTTTTAGTTTCGACTACCACATGTATGGCACTCAGGTAAACAACCTAAAGTTGGAAGTAAGCACCGATGGCACCACCTGGACACAGGTTTTTACTAAGTCGGGCGACCAGGGCGACAATTGGTTGAGCGAATCAATTGACCTGACAGCTTATAAAGGAAGCAGTGTATCGCTTCGTTTTACGGCTACTACCGGTGCAGGTACTGGCAATGGATGGCAAAGCGATATTGCTATAGACAATATCAAAGTAGATGGTGACACTACAACCCCTCCGGCTACTTATTGCGTGTCCAAGGCAAACAGTGTACATTACGAACATATTGGTCAAGTAGTCTTTGGTACTATCAACAACACCTCAGATGGAGGCGATGGTTATTCTGATTTTACTGCTATGAGCACTGGTGTGGCGCTTAACTCAACCACTACCATTACTATTACACCTGCCTGGCCAAATAACATCACCTATAACGAGTCTTATGGAGTATGGATTGACTTGAACCAAGATGGTGATTTTGATGATGCAGGTGAGCAGGTATTTGCTAAGTTATCTACTAAAGATACTCCTGTATCTGGTACGATTACTATTCCAGCTTCGGCCAAACTAGGGGCAACCCGTATGAGGATATCTATGAAATACAATACTGCCCCTTCTGCTTGTGGAGAGTTTCCTTACGGCGAAACCGAAGACTACACCATCAACATTGGCGGGTCTTCTTCGGTAAGTGGTTTTACTAACGTTGCTGCCAAAAGCCTTGAGTTGAACAACGCCACGGTAGTATTTCCTAGTCCTGCTACTGAGTTTACCAACGTAAAAATAACGTTGAACCACCAGACTAAAGTGAGCATAAGTATTGTGAATGCTCAAGGTAGAGAAGTGGCTCGTCGGACTGTGGAAGGACAAGCAGGAGCAATGAATCAAAAGTTTGATGTAAAGCGCTTACCTGCGGGTATTTACCTGATGCGTGTAACCAAAGACGGAATAACAACTACCAAACGATTTATTGTTAAATAA
- a CDS encoding CPBP family intramembrane glutamic endopeptidase: MKKLFLYLKQFWQEAGNLPYLLMMGSWLAFVMWAFHLPFGHMSRQQGLIFQATAYFITIVLAAWGQRFFYAQAIQQRYLFWRWITLALAMLLIRKGFVYHRVWIKTQVPFSLQYIAEQLTVYSFRVLTFALPVCLIWYFFDRKNEPRLYGFSTKNFSPLPYLLLLLSFAPFIYWASTTPGFLLQYPMYKSNFAAAYLKINAWIPMLSFEALYGIDFVFVEVFFRGFLIILIGRYLGPRAIILAASLYCLFHLGKPVAETASSFFGGMLLGIFSYYSRSIYGGIILHLGVAYMMELFAFWQEG; this comes from the coding sequence ATGAAAAAGCTGTTTTTATATCTCAAGCAATTTTGGCAAGAAGCTGGCAACCTGCCCTACCTTTTGATGATGGGCAGTTGGCTGGCTTTTGTTATGTGGGCATTTCACCTACCTTTTGGTCATATGTCGCGCCAACAAGGGCTTATTTTTCAGGCCACTGCCTACTTTATCACTATCGTATTGGCAGCCTGGGGGCAACGTTTTTTTTACGCCCAAGCCATCCAACAAAGATATTTATTCTGGCGCTGGATCACCCTTGCCCTGGCCATGTTACTCATTCGTAAAGGCTTTGTGTACCACCGGGTATGGATCAAAACCCAAGTGCCCTTTAGCCTGCAGTACATCGCCGAACAATTGACAGTTTACAGTTTTCGTGTGCTCACCTTTGCCCTGCCAGTTTGCCTTATTTGGTACTTTTTCGACCGCAAAAATGAACCTCGTTTATACGGGTTCTCTACCAAAAACTTTAGTCCCCTGCCCTACTTACTACTGCTGTTAAGCTTTGCTCCGTTCATTTATTGGGCATCTACTACTCCTGGCTTTTTGCTGCAATACCCTATGTACAAATCTAATTTTGCGGCTGCCTACCTCAAAATAAATGCTTGGATTCCGATGTTGTCTTTTGAGGCATTATACGGCATCGATTTCGTCTTTGTAGAAGTGTTTTTTCGGGGTTTTCTCATCATTCTTATTGGCAGGTATTTAGGGCCTCGAGCCATCATTCTTGCCGCCAGCCTGTATTGTCTTTTTCATTTAGGTAAGCCAGTAGCCGAAACCGCCAGTTCATTTTTTGGAGGCATGTTGCTAGGCATATTTAGCTACTATAGCCGCTCTATCTACGGGGGTATCATTTTGCATTTGGGGGTGGCGTATATGATGGAACTGTTTGCTTTTTGGCAAGAGGGGTAA
- the ilvA gene encoding threonine ammonia-lyase IlvA: MELDNPTDVMVSVVNIQKAHQVLKEVVYHTPLMFNHLLSERYQAKIYLKREDLQSVRSYKIRGAYHKISSLSKEELKQGIVCASAGNHAQGVAYACQKLKVKGTIFMPSPTPRQKIDQVKMFGKEWVEVRLCGDTFDDAYQESVAFCEQNKQVFIHPFDDPKVIAGQGTVGLEILADIPEKPDFVIMPVGGGGLASGVGSYIKQINPDTQLLGIEPAGAPAMQRSLEQGAPVTLADIDKFVDGAAVQKVGKLTFEICQQVLDRVETVPEGKVCTTILELYNQQAIVVEPAGALTIASLEQLKDQIKGKTVVCVVSGSNNDITRMEEIKEKSLLHEGLKHYFLINFPQRAGALREFLLNALGEKDDITHFEYIKKHNKEKGAAVVGIEVPTAQDYAALIKRFEKNKVQYQLLNQQPELLSFAV; this comes from the coding sequence ATGGAACTGGACAATCCGACCGATGTCATGGTATCGGTCGTAAACATACAAAAAGCCCATCAGGTACTCAAAGAGGTGGTATACCATACTCCACTGATGTTTAACCATTTGCTGTCGGAACGTTATCAGGCAAAAATTTACCTGAAAAGGGAAGATTTACAAAGTGTTCGCTCTTATAAAATCAGGGGGGCTTACCACAAAATAAGTAGCCTGAGCAAAGAAGAACTTAAGCAGGGAATTGTATGTGCCAGTGCAGGCAATCACGCCCAGGGAGTAGCCTATGCCTGCCAAAAACTGAAGGTAAAAGGCACTATTTTTATGCCTTCACCTACTCCTCGCCAAAAAATAGATCAAGTAAAAATGTTTGGCAAAGAATGGGTAGAAGTACGTCTTTGTGGCGATACATTTGATGATGCTTACCAAGAATCGGTCGCGTTTTGCGAACAAAACAAACAAGTATTTATCCACCCTTTTGACGACCCCAAGGTAATAGCTGGACAAGGCACAGTAGGACTCGAAATACTCGCCGATATTCCAGAAAAACCCGATTTTGTAATTATGCCCGTAGGTGGCGGAGGGCTTGCCTCAGGGGTGGGCAGTTATATCAAACAAATCAACCCTGACACCCAATTGCTGGGCATTGAGCCCGCTGGTGCTCCTGCCATGCAACGCTCGCTAGAACAAGGCGCCCCTGTAACCCTGGCAGACATAGACAAGTTTGTAGACGGGGCAGCGGTGCAAAAAGTAGGCAAGCTTACTTTTGAAATATGCCAGCAAGTGCTCGATAGGGTAGAAACGGTGCCCGAAGGCAAAGTATGCACCACCATACTAGAGCTGTATAACCAACAAGCTATAGTAGTAGAACCTGCTGGCGCACTCACTATAGCCAGCCTTGAGCAGCTCAAAGACCAGATCAAGGGCAAAACCGTGGTATGTGTGGTAAGTGGTAGCAACAACGACATTACCCGCATGGAAGAAATCAAGGAGAAGTCATTACTACACGAAGGGCTCAAACATTATTTTCTGATCAATTTTCCTCAGCGGGCGGGCGCTTTGCGCGAATTTTTGCTCAATGCCCTGGGCGAAAAAGACGATATTACCCACTTTGAATACATCAAGAAACACAACAAAGAAAAAGGCGCTGCAGTGGTAGGCATTGAGGTACCCACTGCTCAAGACTATGCTGCACTCATCAAACGCTTTGAAAAAAACAAGGTGCAATACCAATTGCTCAATCAACAACCCGAATTATTGAGTTTTGCGGTGTAA
- the ilvC gene encoding ketol-acid reductoisomerase, which translates to MATINFGGVDETVATREEFPLSKAVETLKNDTIAIIGYGVQGPGQALNLRDNGFNVIVGQRKPSKSFDKAVADGWEEGVNLFSIEEALERGTVIQYLLSDAGQIDLWPTVKKYLTTGKTLYFSHGFGVTYHEQTGIVPPKDIDVVLVAPKGSGTSLRRMFVEGKGLNSSYAIYQDATGKAKERVVALGIGIGSGYLFETTFEKEVYSDLTGERGVLMGALAGVMEAQYELLRRKGHSPSEAFNETVEELTQSLIRLVAENGMDWMYANCSTTAQRGALDWKDKFKAAVEPVYEELYESVASGNEAKITIEANSKPDYREKLEEELSVIHESEMWKTGAVVRQLRPENQPVKEETEA; encoded by the coding sequence ATGGCAACAATCAATTTTGGCGGTGTAGACGAAACAGTAGCTACCCGTGAAGAATTTCCATTATCTAAAGCAGTAGAAACTCTTAAAAATGACACTATAGCCATCATAGGCTATGGAGTGCAAGGACCAGGACAAGCATTGAACCTGCGCGACAATGGTTTTAATGTGATTGTAGGACAACGCAAGCCTTCTAAGTCGTTTGACAAAGCCGTGGCCGATGGCTGGGAAGAGGGAGTAAATTTATTTTCTATAGAAGAAGCTCTTGAGCGCGGTACAGTGATCCAGTATTTATTGTCAGACGCCGGGCAAATTGACTTGTGGCCTACAGTTAAAAAGTATTTGACTACTGGCAAAACCTTGTACTTTTCGCACGGCTTTGGGGTAACTTATCATGAACAAACGGGCATAGTACCTCCTAAAGATATAGATGTTGTGTTGGTGGCACCTAAAGGTTCTGGCACCAGTTTGCGTCGCATGTTTGTAGAAGGTAAAGGCTTAAACTCAAGCTACGCCATATACCAGGATGCCACCGGAAAGGCTAAAGAAAGAGTAGTGGCTTTGGGTATAGGCATTGGTTCTGGCTACTTGTTCGAAACTACTTTCGAGAAAGAAGTATATAGCGACCTTACTGGAGAAAGAGGGGTATTGATGGGAGCACTTGCTGGTGTAATGGAAGCCCAATACGAGCTATTGCGTCGCAAGGGACACTCTCCTTCTGAGGCATTTAACGAAACAGTGGAAGAATTGACCCAAAGTTTGATCCGTTTGGTGGCCGAAAACGGCATGGATTGGATGTATGCCAACTGCTCTACTACCGCTCAACGTGGTGCGCTCGACTGGAAAGATAAATTCAAAGCAGCAGTAGAACCCGTATACGAAGAATTATACGAAAGTGTGGCATCGGGCAATGAGGCAAAGATCACGATTGAAGCCAACAGCAAGCCTGACTATAGAGAAAAACTGGAAGAAGAACTTTCTGTAATTCACGAGTCGGAAATGTGGAAAACTGGTGCAGTAGTACGCCAACTACGCCCCGAAAATCAGCCGGTAAAAGAAGAAACAGAGGCGTAA
- the ilvN gene encoding acetolactate synthase small subunit — translation MEQEQFTVTVFSEDNIGLLNRITDIFTRRKINIDSLTTSASETEGIFRFTVVISTTLANVKRIVKQLEKQVEVLKAFYYDEEDIIFQEVALYKISTQALAQSKAVEKIIRANYARILTVEPEFMVIEKTGHESETQDLFEQLKPYGILSFVRSGRVAIAKPMKRLSSYLAELGQTL, via the coding sequence ATGGAACAAGAACAATTTACTGTAACGGTTTTTTCCGAAGACAATATAGGTTTACTCAACCGAATCACTGACATATTTACCAGGCGAAAAATAAACATAGACAGCCTGACAACTTCTGCTTCGGAAACCGAAGGAATCTTTAGGTTTACGGTAGTAATATCCACCACGTTGGCCAATGTAAAACGCATTGTAAAACAATTGGAAAAGCAGGTAGAGGTATTAAAAGCTTTTTACTACGATGAAGAGGATATTATTTTCCAGGAGGTAGCCTTATACAAAATATCTACCCAGGCATTGGCGCAAAGCAAAGCAGTAGAAAAAATCATCCGCGCCAATTATGCCCGTATCCTCACCGTAGAGCCAGAGTTTATGGTAATAGAGAAAACCGGGCACGAATCGGAAACTCAAGATTTGTTTGAGCAACTAAAGCCTTACGGTATTTTGAGCTTTGTACGCTCAGGCAGGGTGGCTATAGCCAAGCCCATGAAACGGCTAAGCTCTTACCTTGCTGAGTTGGGGCAGACGCTTTAG
- the ilvB gene encoding biosynthetic-type acetolactate synthase large subunit, with translation MNAQAQKVATPAGEKSHTSPRKVSGAEALILSLLAEGVDTIFGYPGGAIMPVYDSLYHYTDQVNHILTRHEQGATHAAQGYARLAKKAGVCFATSGPGATNLITGIADAQIDSTPLVCITGQVASHLLGSDAFQETDIIGISNPVTKWNFQVTRAEEIPATIAKAFYIAQNGRPGPVLIDITKDAQFGVLDFEYKKCEKIRSYRPIPQLNQGQILQAAQLINQAQKPMILMGQGVSLAEAEQDLQTFVEKTGIPVASTLLGLSSFSTHHPLYVGFLGMHGNYGPNVKTNEADLLIAVGMRFDDRVTGDLSRYAQQAKVIHIEIDPAEIDKNVKADVPVIGDAKEALQALLPLVKTRAHQDWLKEFDNCQKVENEKVVSKTMQPSTPKLKMAEVVQALSDQTKGKAVIVTDVGQHQMIASRYYQFDQPNSNITSGGLGTMGFALPAAMGAKIARSDREVVAIIGDGGFQMTAQELGTLMQYQIPVKIIILNNSFLGMVRQWQELFFDKRYSFTEMVNPDFVALAKSFHIGAQRVEQRDQLADGLQNMLAHQGSFLLEVVVEKETNVFPMVPTGESISNIRLE, from the coding sequence ATGAATGCACAAGCTCAAAAAGTAGCTACTCCAGCAGGAGAAAAATCCCATACCAGCCCCCGAAAGGTAAGCGGAGCCGAAGCGCTCATATTATCGCTGCTTGCCGAAGGTGTAGATACCATTTTTGGTTATCCGGGAGGCGCCATTATGCCAGTATACGATTCTTTGTATCATTATACCGACCAGGTAAACCATATACTGACCCGCCATGAACAGGGAGCTACCCATGCGGCTCAAGGGTATGCTCGTTTGGCAAAAAAAGCCGGAGTTTGCTTTGCTACCTCTGGCCCAGGTGCTACTAACCTCATCACAGGTATTGCCGATGCACAAATAGACTCCACACCTTTGGTATGTATCACCGGGCAGGTGGCAAGCCACTTGCTGGGCAGTGATGCTTTTCAGGAAACCGACATCATAGGTATCTCTAACCCAGTGACTAAGTGGAATTTTCAGGTGACTCGTGCCGAAGAAATACCTGCCACTATAGCCAAGGCATTTTACATCGCTCAAAACGGACGACCTGGACCAGTATTGATTGACATTACCAAAGATGCGCAGTTTGGTGTACTTGATTTTGAGTATAAAAAATGCGAAAAAATAAGGAGCTACCGCCCCATTCCTCAGCTTAACCAGGGACAGATTTTGCAAGCTGCTCAACTCATCAATCAAGCGCAAAAGCCAATGATATTGATGGGTCAGGGAGTGTCACTTGCCGAAGCAGAACAGGATTTGCAAACTTTTGTAGAAAAAACCGGGATTCCGGTAGCCAGTACCTTGCTTGGGCTGTCGTCGTTTTCTACCCATCATCCTCTGTATGTGGGCTTTTTGGGCATGCACGGCAACTATGGACCCAACGTAAAGACCAATGAGGCTGATTTACTCATTGCTGTAGGCATGAGGTTTGACGATCGGGTAACTGGTGATTTAAGCCGCTACGCCCAACAAGCCAAGGTGATACATATAGAGATAGACCCTGCCGAAATAGACAAAAATGTAAAAGCAGATGTACCTGTCATAGGCGATGCCAAAGAAGCTTTGCAAGCCTTGTTACCTTTGGTGAAAACACGTGCTCACCAAGATTGGCTCAAAGAGTTTGATAATTGCCAAAAGGTAGAAAATGAAAAAGTGGTAAGCAAAACCATGCAGCCCAGCACGCCTAAGCTAAAAATGGCGGAAGTAGTACAGGCTTTGTCTGACCAAACTAAAGGCAAAGCTGTGATAGTAACCGATGTAGGGCAACATCAGATGATTGCCAGTCGCTATTACCAGTTTGACCAACCCAACAGCAACATTACTTCGGGGGGTTTGGGTACCATGGGGTTTGCCCTGCCTGCAGCAATGGGTGCTAAAATTGCTCGTTCCGACCGTGAGGTAGTGGCAATTATAGGCGATGGGGGGTTTCAGATGACTGCCCAAGAGTTGGGTACGCTGATGCAATACCAAATACCCGTAAAGATAATCATTCTGAATAATAGTTTTTTAGGAATGGTTCGCCAGTGGCAAGAGTTGTTTTTCGACAAAAGATATTCGTTTACCGAAATGGTCAACCCCGATTTTGTGGCACTTGCCAAATCGTTTCACATTGGCGCCCAACGGGTAGAACAAAGAGACCAACTAGCAGATGGTTTGCAAAATATGCTGGCGCACCAAGGCTCATTTTTGCTGGAGGTAGTGGTAGAAAAAGAAACCAATGTTTTTCCGATGGTTCCCACCGGAGAAAGCATATCTAATATTCGTTTGGAATAA
- the ilvD gene encoding dihydroxy-acid dehydratase, which produces MTVLNKYSRRITQDVTQPASQAMLYGIGLTKEDMSKPQIGIVSTGYEGNTCNMHLNDLALETKKGTKEADLVGLVFHTIGVSDGISNGTEGMRFSLPSRDIIADSIETVVQAQWYDGILAVVGCDKNMPGAMMALARLNRPGLLVYGGSIRSGCHKGQKLNIVSAFEALGQRFNGSLNEEDYQGIIQNSCPGAGACGGMYTANTMATVIEAIGLGLPYGASNPAQSPEKQQECIDAGKAMRKLLEEDIKPLDILTKKAFENALTMIMVMGGSTNAVLHMIAIAKAAEVDLSLEDFQRISDKTPYLANLKPSGKYLMEDLHTIGGTPAVMKLLLDEGLLHGDCLTVTGKTLAENLANIAPVKDDQDVLFPISQPLKPQGHLQVLFGNLATQGAVAKITGKEGEKFEGTAKVYDGEFEAIKGIQDGEVKAGHVVVIRYEGPKGGPGMPEMLKPTSAIMGAGLGNSVALITDGRFSGGSHGFVVGHVCPEAQEGGLIALLKDGDRITIDAVDNQMVAHLSEEEIAQRRAQWQAPESRFTRGILGKYARTVSSASEGCVTDE; this is translated from the coding sequence ATGACAGTTTTGAACAAATACAGCCGACGAATTACTCAGGATGTAACCCAACCAGCCTCTCAAGCAATGCTGTATGGCATAGGGCTTACTAAAGAGGATATGAGCAAGCCTCAAATAGGCATAGTAAGTACTGGTTATGAGGGCAATACCTGCAACATGCACCTCAATGATCTGGCCTTGGAAACCAAAAAAGGTACTAAAGAAGCAGACTTGGTAGGGTTGGTATTCCATACTATAGGCGTAAGCGACGGAATATCTAACGGTACCGAAGGAATGCGTTTTTCGTTGCCTTCACGCGACATTATCGCCGACTCGATAGAGACTGTAGTGCAGGCTCAATGGTACGATGGGATACTTGCTGTAGTGGGTTGCGACAAAAACATGCCGGGAGCTATGATGGCTCTGGCGCGTTTGAACCGTCCTGGACTGCTTGTTTACGGCGGAAGCATCAGGTCAGGCTGTCACAAAGGTCAAAAACTCAATATTGTGTCTGCCTTTGAAGCACTCGGACAGCGTTTTAACGGAAGTTTGAATGAAGAAGATTATCAAGGAATTATCCAAAACTCTTGCCCTGGTGCAGGAGCTTGTGGCGGTATGTATACTGCCAACACGATGGCAACAGTGATAGAAGCTATTGGATTGGGCTTACCTTATGGAGCCTCTAATCCCGCCCAAAGCCCTGAAAAACAACAAGAATGTATAGATGCGGGCAAAGCTATGAGAAAGCTGCTCGAAGAGGACATCAAACCCCTCGACATATTGACCAAAAAAGCTTTTGAAAATGCCTTGACAATGATCATGGTCATGGGAGGCTCTACCAATGCGGTGCTGCACATGATTGCCATTGCCAAAGCTGCTGAGGTGGATCTAAGCCTGGAAGATTTTCAACGTATCAGCGACAAAACTCCTTATTTGGCAAATCTCAAGCCTAGTGGAAAGTACTTGATGGAAGACTTGCACACCATTGGTGGCACCCCTGCTGTAATGAAGCTATTGCTGGACGAGGGATTGCTACACGGTGATTGTTTGACGGTAACGGGCAAAACGCTTGCTGAGAATCTTGCTAACATTGCTCCGGTAAAAGACGATCAGGACGTGCTGTTCCCAATAAGCCAACCTCTAAAACCTCAGGGACATTTACAAGTGTTATTTGGCAACCTGGCCACACAAGGGGCAGTAGCTAAAATTACGGGCAAAGAGGGAGAAAAATTTGAAGGTACTGCCAAGGTGTACGACGGAGAGTTTGAGGCTATCAAAGGTATTCAGGACGGAGAAGTAAAAGCTGGGCACGTGGTAGTCATTAGGTACGAAGGCCCCAAGGGTGGTCCGGGAATGCCTGAAATGCTCAAGCCTACCTCTGCAATAATGGGTGCCGGGCTGGGCAATAGCGTGGCATTGATTACAGATGGTAGGTTTTCGGGTGGTTCACACGGTTTTGTAGTGGGACACGTGTGCCCTGAAGCACAGGAAGGTGGCTTGATTGCCTTGCTTAAGGATGGCGATCGAATCACGATTGATGCGGTAGACAACCAAATGGTGGCGCACTTATCAGAGGAAGAAATAGCCCAACGACGCGCCCAATGGCAAGCACCAGAATCGCGCTTTACCCGTGGAATTTTAGGCAAATATGCCCGTACTGTTTCGTCGGCCTCGGAGGGCTGTGTAACGGATGAATAG